CAACGGCATCAAGTTCTTCGGCCCCGGCGGGACCAAGCTCTCCGACGAAGCCGAGGCGGCGATCGAGGAGCTGCTGGGGGCCGACCTGGGAACGACCCGCATCGCCACGGTGCGCAACCACCAGGAGGCCGAGCGCATCTACATGGACCGGCTCGCGCGCATCGGACCCCGGCTCGACGGCCTGCGCGTGGCCATGGACACCGCCAACGGCGCCACCTACCGGGTGGCCCCGCGGGTCTTCCAGCGGCTGGGCGCCGAGGTCTTCGCCGTCTTCACGACGCCTGACGGGCGCAACATCAACAAGGGCTGCGGCTCGACCCATCCCGAGACGCTGGCGCGGATCGTGCGCGAGGGCGGGTTCGACCTGGGCGTCGCCTTCGACGGCGACGGCGACCGGGTGGTGTTGATCGACCACGAGGGCCGCGTGGCGAGCGGCGACCACCTGCTCTTCATCAACGCCGTGGTGCGCGAGGAGCCCCTGGTCGTGGGCACGATCATGAGCAACCTGGGGCTCGAGCGCGCCCTACGGGAGCGGGGCGTCGCCTTCGAGCGCACCCCCGTGGGCGACCGCTACGTCTACGAGGCGCTGCTGCGGCGGGGGGGACGGCTCGGAGGCGAGCAGAGCGGGCACGTCCTCTTCCTCGACCACCTGCCCACCGGCGACGGCATCCAGACCGCATTGCTCACCCTCGCCGCGGTCCAGGAGTCCGGGCGGCCGTTCGAGGCCTGGGTGGACGCGCTGCCCATGTACCCGCAGACCCTGGTCAACGTTCCCGTCGAGGACAAGCGGCGCGTCATGGAGCACCCCGAGCTTCCGGACTGGATCGCCCGCGCGGAGGCGATGCTGGGCGGCGGGCGGATCAACGTGCGCCCCTCCGGCACCGAGCCGCTCGTGCGCATCATGGCCGAGGGCCCCGAGGAGCGTGCGGTGCACGAAGCCGCGGCCTGGCTGAAAGCGCGCATCGAGGCCGCGGTAGAATGAAAAACGCGGCAGGGCCGCGTGGGGGAGACGATGAGCCACAAGACCCTGAGCCGCCTGGAGCTCCACGTGGCGCGGGCGCTCAGCGCGATCATCCACGACATGAAGGACCCCCGACTGCCCATCGTGGTGACGGTGGAGCGGGTGCGCCTCAGCCCCGACCTCTCGCAGGCGCGGGTGCTGGTGAG
This genomic stretch from Oceanithermus profundus DSM 14977 harbors:
- the rbfA gene encoding 30S ribosome-binding factor RbfA, which encodes MSHKTLSRLELHVARALSAIIHDMKDPRLPIVVTVERVRLSPDLSQARVLVSALERSQETAELLNHAHRYLQEELAHAMELRRIPRLRFFAEPREVL
- the glmM gene encoding phosphoglucosamine mutase produces the protein MKRRYFGTDGIRGEAGREPLTPEFVLRLGQAAGRYLRQQAERPVVLIGKDTRESGDLLEAALAAGLLSQGVAVEHLGILPTPGVAFLTAELGADASVVISASHNPYQDNGIKFFGPGGTKLSDEAEAAIEELLGADLGTTRIATVRNHQEAERIYMDRLARIGPRLDGLRVAMDTANGATYRVAPRVFQRLGAEVFAVFTTPDGRNINKGCGSTHPETLARIVREGGFDLGVAFDGDGDRVVLIDHEGRVASGDHLLFINAVVREEPLVVGTIMSNLGLERALRERGVAFERTPVGDRYVYEALLRRGGRLGGEQSGHVLFLDHLPTGDGIQTALLTLAAVQESGRPFEAWVDALPMYPQTLVNVPVEDKRRVMEHPELPDWIARAEAMLGGGRINVRPSGTEPLVRIMAEGPEERAVHEAAAWLKARIEAAVE